In Moorella sp. Hama-1, a single genomic region encodes these proteins:
- a CDS encoding AAA family ATPase, with amino-acid sequence MEVTLSWLGEAFARDGYICGEEILVPVYLSLKLEKPLLITGAPGVGKTEIAKVLSRVLATDLIRLQCYEGLDENKALYEWNYQKQLLMIELLRRDCSLEEVRSDLFAEEYLLERPLLKALRLSRRPVLLIDEIDKSDQEFEAFLLEVLSDFQVSIPELGTIKASQVPVVVLTSNGERELSDGLKRRCLFLYIDYPDIDKETRIIRTRVPEAGETLARQVAAAVNRIRSELDLRKKPAIAETIDWARALVLMEARGLEPNLVRRTLNLLLKDQEDLATLNQELGVEELCRQVTSRG; translated from the coding sequence CTGGAAGTTACCCTGTCCTGGCTGGGCGAGGCCTTCGCCCGGGACGGCTATATCTGCGGGGAGGAGATCCTGGTACCGGTTTATCTCTCTTTAAAGCTGGAAAAACCCCTCCTCATTACCGGGGCGCCGGGGGTGGGCAAGACCGAGATAGCCAAGGTTTTAAGCCGGGTCCTGGCTACGGACCTCATCCGCCTGCAGTGTTATGAAGGTCTGGATGAGAATAAGGCCCTGTACGAGTGGAATTACCAGAAACAGCTCCTGATGATTGAATTGCTGCGCCGGGATTGTTCCCTGGAAGAGGTCCGGTCGGACCTCTTTGCCGAGGAATACCTGCTGGAGCGGCCCCTGCTCAAGGCCCTGCGCCTTTCCCGGCGGCCGGTGCTTCTAATCGATGAGATCGACAAGAGCGACCAGGAGTTTGAAGCCTTTCTGCTGGAGGTTCTCTCCGACTTCCAGGTTTCCATCCCGGAGCTGGGCACCATCAAGGCCAGCCAGGTGCCGGTAGTCGTTTTAACCAGCAACGGCGAACGGGAACTATCCGATGGCTTAAAGCGGCGCTGCCTCTTTCTTTATATCGATTACCCGGATATAGATAAAGAAACCCGGATTATCCGCACCAGAGTGCCGGAGGCCGGCGAGACCCTGGCCCGGCAGGTGGCGGCAGCGGTAAACCGGATCCGTTCGGAGCTGGACCTGCGCAAAAAACCGGCCATCGCCGAGACCATCGACTGGGCCCGGGCCCTGGTCCTTATGGAAGCCCGGGGCCTGGAGCCCAACCTGGTGCGCCGGACCCTGAACCTGCTCCTGAAAGACCAGGAAGACCTGGCAACCCTGAACCAGGAACTGGGGGTGGAGGAACTGTGCCGGCAGGTTACCAGCCGGGGCTGA